The genomic stretch TGAAATATCGGCTTTAGGCACTGCCGACTTTTCTGTGACTGCAGATGCGGGTGTTGTAGCTGCTGTTTGGCCTTCTTGAGTTGGTTGTGCTGTGCTTTCAAAAGGAGGTGCAGGGGTCTGGGTTGCCTGTGCGATTGGTTCCTTAATCTTGATTTCATCTGGGAGCTTTGCATCGGGTCTCATTATCCAGACGGTGGCACCCATAATTCCCGGCTTTAGCTTTGCCACTGCATAACCCTTTTCAACGAATTTAAGGGCAGAATCACCACAGTATTTTATCATGCCCTCTCTAAACTTCTCAGTCCTATGCCTCTCTCCAGCGAGTTTTCCTGATATTATCACCTGGCACCCTCGTGCGCCTGCATCCATTATTCTTCTCACTGTAGAATGTCCTGCTCTTCTATACTGCCATCCCCTTTCTAGTGCTATTGCTAGTTTCTTTGCCATAATCTGGGCGTTAAGTGCAGGATTTTTAACCTCCAGCACTTCTATCTGAGGGTTATCAAATTTGAATGTGTGCTCTATTGCGGCGGTGAGGTCCTTTATTGCACCACCCTTTCTGCCTATCACAAAGCCAGGCCGCTCACAATAAAGAACCACTCTTGTGCCCATTGGAGTTCGCTGGACTTCAAGTCCACCAAATCCTGCACGCTCTGTCTCTCGCATCAGATACTCTTTGAGTAGCACCCTGCGAATATTTTCTCTAACAAATTTTC from Thermoplasmata archaeon encodes the following:
- a CDS encoding 30S ribosomal protein S3, with amino-acid sequence MATERKFVRENIRRVLLKEYLMRETERAGFGGLEVQRTPMGTRVVLYCERPGFVIGRKGGAIKDLTAAIEHTFKFDNPQIEVLEVKNPALNAQIMAKKLAIALERGWQYRRAGHSTVRRIMDAGARGCQVIISGKLAGERHRTEKFREGMIKYCGDSALKFVEKGYAVAKLKPGIMGATVWIMRPDAKLPDEIKIKEPIAQATQTPAPPFESTAQPTQEGQTAATTPASAVTEKSAVPKADISIKPEKIRVKSKLKRQIASELKSLKEGEVPPIEEDLIDVEAVESEDVSDKKEEEKEKSSENKEVN